A section of the Macadamia integrifolia cultivar HAES 741 chromosome 9, SCU_Mint_v3, whole genome shotgun sequence genome encodes:
- the LOC122088818 gene encoding uncharacterized protein LOC122088818 isoform X1, with protein MECCCCATLSTSSSSTILNRQGLSSSPVGRRYSKNNLHQGLLSSSHSKHFLQLNGRVQPFYRQTTPLSLKTHRGSIVAEAGRQGWDFGRFLQTIYFFNGPPSPAKFFEFLIEKLSSTTASEPLKPMGTSDVILVAGATGGVGRRVVDIISKKGLPVRVLVRNEEKARRMLGQDVDLVSHLPIFETDLSL; from the exons ATGGAGTGCTGCTGTTGTGCCACACTATCaacgtcttcttcttcaaccattcTCAACCGTCAG GGTCTTTCTTCATCACCTGTTGGTAGGAGGTATTCTAAGAACAATTTACATCAGGGGCTGCTGTCTTCCTCGCATTCTAAACACTTTCTTCAACTGAATGGCAGAGTGCAGCCATTTTACAGGCAAACTACACCTTTATCTCTGAAAACACATAGAGGGTCCATAGTCGCAGAAGCTGGAAGACAAGGTTGGGACTTTGGTAGATTTTTGCAGACAATATACTTTTTCAATGGGCCTCCATCTCCTGCTAAG TTCTTTGAATTTCTGATTGAGAAACTATCAAGCACAACAGCCAGTGAACCACTGAAGCCAATGGGGACTTCTGATGTCATCCTGGTAGCTGGAGCCACCGGAGGTGTTGGGAGGAGAGTAGTTGATATCATAAGCAAGAAAGGGTTGCCAGTCCGAGTATTG GTCAGAAATGAAGAGAAAGCAAGAAGGATGCTAGGTCAGGATGTCGACTTGGTGAGCCATCTACCAATCTTTGAGACTGATCTTTCTCTATAA
- the LOC122088818 gene encoding uncharacterized protein LOC122088818 isoform X2 — translation MECCCCATLSTSSSSTILNRQGLSSSPVGRRVQPFYRQTTPLSLKTHRGSIVAEAGRQGWDFGRFLQTIYFFNGPPSPAKFFEFLIEKLSSTTASEPLKPMGTSDVILVAGATGGVGRRVVDIISKKGLPVRVLVRNEEKARRMLGQDVDLVSHLPIFETDLSL, via the exons ATGGAGTGCTGCTGTTGTGCCACACTATCaacgtcttcttcttcaaccattcTCAACCGTCAG GGTCTTTCTTCATCACCTGTTGGTAGGAG AGTGCAGCCATTTTACAGGCAAACTACACCTTTATCTCTGAAAACACATAGAGGGTCCATAGTCGCAGAAGCTGGAAGACAAGGTTGGGACTTTGGTAGATTTTTGCAGACAATATACTTTTTCAATGGGCCTCCATCTCCTGCTAAG TTCTTTGAATTTCTGATTGAGAAACTATCAAGCACAACAGCCAGTGAACCACTGAAGCCAATGGGGACTTCTGATGTCATCCTGGTAGCTGGAGCCACCGGAGGTGTTGGGAGGAGAGTAGTTGATATCATAAGCAAGAAAGGGTTGCCAGTCCGAGTATTG GTCAGAAATGAAGAGAAAGCAAGAAGGATGCTAGGTCAGGATGTCGACTTGGTGAGCCATCTACCAATCTTTGAGACTGATCTTTCTCTATAA